From one Lotus japonicus ecotype B-129 chromosome 3, LjGifu_v1.2 genomic stretch:
- the LOC130749742 gene encoding uncharacterized protein LOC130749742 yields MTTRIAPGVGANLLGQHAAERNQDATAYVGNLDPQITEELLWELFVQAGPVVNVYVPKDRVTNQHQGYGFVEFRSEEDADYAIKVLNMIKLYGKPIRVNKASQDKKSLDVGANLFIGNLDPDVDEKLLYDTFSAFGVIVTNPKIMRDPDTGNSRGFGFISYDSFEASDSAIEAMNGQYLCNRQITVSYAYKKDTKGERHGTPAERVLAASNPTAQKSRPHTLFASGPPTLAGAPQANGTIAAPVPPRPFANGVAPPALRQPPPPQAAPFQPMPGQPTWHQQQPGQLPPPTMPPPQYQQFRPPPSGMQMPPPPQGVPGPPRHLPPPAVMGGQPPQVWRPPPPPQYQQQVGRPMAYPQSSMPPPPPLPNNHGMPPPSS; encoded by the exons ATGACGACTAGAATAGCGCCCGGTGTTGGTGCCAATTTGCTAGGTCAACACGCCGCCGAGCGGAACCAAGATGCTACGGCTTACGTCGGCAACCTCGACCCTCAG ATTACGGAGGAGTTGTTGTGGGAGCTTTTTGTTCAGGCAGGTCCAGTAG TTAATGTCTATGTTCCAAAGGATAGAGTCACCAACCAACATCAAGGTTATGGGTTTGTCGAGTTCCGCAGCGAAGAAGATGCTGATTAT GCCATCAAAGTGCTTAACATGATTAAGCTTTATGGAAAACCAATACGCGTAAATAAG GCATCCCAGGATAAGAAGAGCTTGGATGTTGGAGCAAACCTTTTCATTGGCAATCTGGATCCT GATGTAGATGAGAAGCTATTGTATGACACTTTCAGTGCGTTTGGAGTTATTGTTACTAATCCAAAG ATCATGAGAGATCCTGACACAGGAAACTCCCGAGGTTTTGGCTTCATTAGCTACGATTCATTTGAGGCATCTGATTCAGCTATTGAG GCAATGAATGGACAATATCTTTGCAATCGCCAAATTACAGTGTCATATGCTTATAAAAAGGACACCAAAGGTGAAAGGCATGGTACTCCTGCAG AAAGAGTTTTGGCTGCAAGTAATCCAACTGCACAAAAGAGCAGGCCTCATACTTTATTTGCTAGTGGGCCTCCAACACTCGCAGGTGCTCCTCAGGCTAATGGCACCATTGCTGCACCAGTGCCTCCGCGCCCCTTTGCGAATGGGGTTGCTCCACCCGCCCTACGTCAACCACCTCCGCCTCAAGCTGCACCCTTCCAGCCTATGCCGGGACAACCAACATGGCATCAACAGCAGCCAGGTCAATTACCACCACCCACAATGCCTCCACCTCAGTACCAGCAGTTCAGGCCACCTCCCTCTGGTATGCAGATGCCTCCACCTCCACAAGGTGTTCCAGGTCCTCCAAGGCATCTTCCACCGCCAGCAGTAATGGGAGGCCAGCCACCACAGGTTTGgcggccaccaccaccaccacaatatCAGCAACAGGTTGGACGCCCGATGgcatatcctcagtcttcaatgccacctccaccaccacttccCAATAACCATGGGATGCCACCGCCTTCAAGTTGA